Proteins encoded together in one Paracoccus sp. SMMA_5_TC window:
- a CDS encoding S41 family peptidase, giving the protein MKHYLLAGAIGTIAGITVATQVAGPLIAQETGRNASVYEQLDLFGNVFERVRADYVEQVDDKKLIEAAINGMLTSLDPHSSFLSAKDYQDMQTQTRGSFGGLGIEVGQEDGLVKVISPIDDTPAAQAGVKAGDFITHVNGESLMGLTLDEAVEKMRGPVGSEIKITILREGEKEPFDLTITRDVIKLTVVKTRIEGHAVVLRVTTFNDETFDTLRSELAKAVKDAGGIEKVTGFVLDLRNNPGGLLNQAIDVSDAFLDKGEIVSTRGRKPEESERWNAKPGDLAQGKPMVVLINGGSASASEIVTGALQDHRRAIVVGTKSFGKGSVQTVMPVTSDSAIRLTTARYYTPSGRSIQALGIQPDIIVEQPDPVTPEDEDADKPRSESKFLSSEADLRGALNNDAVSDEEKRQIEEEAKQVEATAKLRKEDYQLAYAVDILKGLAAVSFQADAVPDAAKPAVTGEGAADGGAARQ; this is encoded by the coding sequence ATGAAACATTATCTTCTGGCAGGGGCGATCGGCACGATTGCGGGCATCACTGTCGCCACACAGGTCGCCGGCCCCCTGATCGCACAGGAAACCGGCAGGAATGCATCGGTCTATGAACAGCTTGACCTGTTCGGGAATGTCTTTGAACGGGTGCGCGCCGATTACGTCGAACAGGTGGACGACAAGAAGCTGATCGAGGCCGCGATCAACGGCATGCTGACCTCGCTGGATCCGCATTCATCCTTCCTGTCGGCCAAGGATTACCAGGACATGCAGACCCAGACCCGCGGCAGTTTCGGCGGGCTGGGGATCGAGGTCGGGCAAGAGGACGGGCTGGTCAAGGTCATCTCGCCCATCGACGACACGCCCGCCGCCCAGGCCGGGGTCAAGGCCGGCGATTTCATCACCCATGTGAACGGTGAATCGCTGATGGGTCTGACCCTGGACGAAGCGGTCGAGAAAATGCGCGGCCCGGTCGGCTCGGAAATCAAGATCACCATCCTGCGCGAGGGGGAAAAGGAACCCTTCGACCTGACCATCACCCGCGATGTCATCAAGCTGACCGTGGTCAAGACCCGTATCGAGGGCCATGCCGTGGTGCTGCGCGTCACCACCTTCAACGACGAAACCTTCGACACGCTGCGCAGCGAACTGGCCAAGGCGGTCAAGGATGCCGGCGGCATCGAAAAGGTCACCGGCTTCGTGCTGGACCTGCGCAACAACCCCGGCGGCTTGCTGAACCAGGCCATCGACGTGTCGGACGCCTTCCTCGACAAGGGCGAGATCGTTTCCACCCGCGGCCGCAAGCCCGAGGAAAGCGAACGCTGGAATGCCAAGCCCGGCGATCTGGCACAAGGCAAGCCGATGGTGGTGCTGATCAACGGCGGCTCGGCCTCGGCCTCGGAAATCGTGACCGGCGCCTTGCAGGATCATCGCCGCGCCATCGTGGTGGGCACGAAATCCTTCGGCAAAGGCTCGGTCCAGACGGTGATGCCGGTCACCTCCGACAGCGCCATCCGCCTGACCACGGCGCGCTATTACACGCCTTCGGGTCGTTCCATCCAGGCGCTGGGGATCCAGCCCGACATCATCGTGGAACAGCCCGATCCGGTCACGCCCGAAGACGAGGATGCCGACAAGCCGCGCAGCGAATCGAAATTCCTCAGCTCCGAGGCCGATCTGCGCGGGGCGCTGAACAATGACGCCGTTTCCGACGAGGAAAAGCGCCAGATCGAGGAAGAGGCCAAGCAGGTCGAGGCCACCGCCAAGCTGCGCAAGGAAGATTACCAGCTGGCCTATGCGGTCGATATCCTCAAGGGGCTGGCGGCGGTCAGCTTTCAGGCCGATGCCGTGCCGGACGCTGCCAAGCCGGCGGTGACCGGCGAAGGCGCGGCCGATGGCGGGGCCGCCCGGCAATGA
- a CDS encoding RNA pyrophosphohydrolase yields the protein MSAPEPLGPSGLPYRPCAGVVLINPQGLIFAGQRIDNPGPAWQMPQGGIDQGETPRQAALRELVEETGVSPELVQVLAESPDWITYDLPPELLGKVWKGRYGGQKQKWFAMRFLGPDSAVRIQTAHPEFDRWRWMPAAELIDSIVPFKRQVYARVLADFAEFLA from the coding sequence ATGAGCGCGCCGGAACCTCTGGGGCCGTCGGGCCTGCCCTATCGGCCTTGTGCCGGCGTCGTGCTGATCAACCCGCAAGGGCTGATCTTTGCCGGCCAGCGCATCGACAACCCCGGCCCGGCCTGGCAGATGCCGCAGGGCGGGATCGACCAGGGCGAAACCCCGCGTCAGGCGGCGCTGCGCGAACTGGTCGAGGAAACAGGCGTTTCCCCCGAACTGGTGCAGGTTCTGGCCGAAAGCCCGGACTGGATCACCTATGATTTGCCGCCCGAACTGCTGGGCAAGGTCTGGAAGGGGCGATACGGCGGGCAGAAACAGAAATGGTTCGCCATGCGCTTTCTGGGCCCCGACAGCGCCGTGCGCATCCAGACCGCGCATCCGGAATTCGATCGCTGGCGCTGGATGCCGGCGGCCGAGCTGATCGACAGCATCGTCCCGTTCAAGCGCCAGGTCTATGCAAGGGTGCTGGCCGATTTCGCCGAATTTCTGGCCTGA
- a CDS encoding YbaK/EbsC family protein, which produces MSKSLRRVQSALEAAGLAVDIRETDDRARTAQGAAEVVGCAVDQIAKSIIFRGADSGQVLLFLTAGGNRVDPARAAQVAGQPLTRADAEQVRAETGFAIGGVAPVGHLRPVRAFVDPRLLEFATVWAAAGTPRHLFAINPQDLLPLTGAQPAAFTA; this is translated from the coding sequence ATGAGCAAGAGCTTGCGCCGCGTGCAATCCGCGCTGGAGGCCGCCGGACTGGCCGTCGACATCCGCGAAACCGACGACCGCGCCCGCACCGCACAAGGCGCGGCCGAGGTGGTGGGCTGCGCGGTCGATCAGATCGCCAAGTCGATCATCTTTCGCGGCGCCGACAGCGGTCAGGTGCTGCTGTTTCTGACTGCCGGCGGCAATCGCGTCGATCCCGCCCGCGCGGCGCAGGTGGCCGGCCAGCCGCTGACGCGGGCCGACGCCGAACAGGTGCGCGCCGAAACCGGTTTTGCCATCGGCGGGGTTGCGCCGGTGGGTCATTTGCGTCCGGTCCGGGCCTTTGTCGATCCGCGCCTGCTGGAATTCGCCACCGTCTGGGCCGCCGCCGGCACCCCGCGCCACCTGTTTGCGATCAACCCGCAGGATCTGTTGCCGCTGACCGGGGCGCAGCCCGCGGCCTTTACCGCATGA
- a CDS encoding lytic murein transglycosylase produces the protein MMTGISRAAIVALLIGSLAGCGVSIPSAGGGTGGNFAGLPTANGQGSEAGFRNWVASFRPRALAAGVAPQVFDSAMAEAHFMPSLIQLDRRQSEFTKPIWAYLDDAIGSRGATGRARAGQHAATLAAIEARYGVPREVVLAIWGMESNFGANRGNTRIVPALATLAYDGRRGEFFAGELVAALRILQAGDIDNARLVGSWAGAMGHTQFMPSSFLAHAVDFNGDGRRDIWSDDPTDALASTALYLRQNGWRPGQPWGAEVVLPPGFDYNATGKGVQRSGSDWTAMGVRTRSGAPVPSGSILVPAGARGPAFVITDNFRAILKYNASDSYALAVSYLSEAIAGRPGIQGAWPRGDRPLSSSEKSEIQRLLMARGFDTGGVDGKLGSQSTEAIKAFQRSRGLTPDGYADTRLLALLRG, from the coding sequence ATGATGACAGGCATTTCCCGCGCGGCGATCGTGGCGCTTCTGATCGGCAGTCTGGCGGGATGCGGGGTGTCCATACCCTCGGCCGGGGGCGGGACGGGGGGCAATTTCGCCGGCCTGCCGACCGCGAACGGTCAGGGCTCCGAGGCGGGCTTTCGCAACTGGGTGGCCAGTTTCCGCCCGCGGGCGCTGGCAGCGGGCGTCGCGCCGCAGGTGTTCGACAGCGCCATGGCCGAGGCGCATTTCATGCCCAGCCTGATCCAGCTGGACCGGCGGCAGAGCGAATTCACCAAGCCGATCTGGGCCTATCTGGACGATGCCATCGGCAGCCGCGGCGCCACCGGTCGCGCCAGGGCCGGCCAGCACGCCGCCACCCTGGCCGCGATCGAGGCGCGCTACGGCGTCCCGCGCGAGGTGGTGCTGGCGATCTGGGGGATGGAATCGAATTTCGGGGCCAATCGCGGCAATACCCGCATCGTCCCGGCGCTGGCCACGCTCGCCTATGACGGGCGGCGCGGCGAGTTCTTCGCCGGCGAGCTGGTGGCGGCGCTGCGCATCCTGCAGGCGGGCGACATCGACAACGCGCGCCTGGTGGGCAGCTGGGCGGGGGCGATGGGGCACACCCAGTTCATGCCGTCGTCCTTCCTGGCGCATGCGGTCGATTTCAACGGCGACGGGCGGCGCGACATCTGGTCGGACGATCCGACCGACGCGCTGGCCTCGACCGCGCTGTATCTGCGCCAGAACGGCTGGCGGCCGGGTCAGCCCTGGGGGGCCGAGGTGGTCCTGCCGCCGGGTTTCGACTACAACGCCACCGGCAAGGGGGTGCAGCGCTCGGGCAGCGACTGGACGGCGATGGGGGTGCGCACGCGCAGCGGCGCGCCGGTGCCCTCGGGCTCGATCCTGGTGCCGGCAGGCGCGCGCGGTCCGGCCTTTGTCATCACCGACAATTTCCGCGCCATCCTGAAATACAACGCCTCGGACAGCTATGCGCTGGCGGTCAGCTACCTGTCCGAAGCCATCGCCGGCCGGCCCGGAATCCAGGGCGCCTGGCCGCGCGGCGACCGGCCGCTGTCCAGCAGCGAAAAATCCGAAATCCAGCGGCTGCTGATGGCCCGGGGCTTTGACACCGGCGGCGTGGACGGCAAGCTGGGCAGCCAGTCGACCGAGGCGATCAAGGCGTTCCAGCGGTCGCGCGGGCTGACGCCGGATGGCTATGCCGACACCCGGCTGCTGGCGTTGCTGCGCGGCTGA
- a CDS encoding murein hydrolase activator EnvC family protein: protein MRLRLLPPLLLAFALGSMAPAQPATPTQGDAQLSQAAREAAEAASQLRAAVDQLDQALTEDDQVASLTRMIRAYEQGLAALREGLRRAGLREQQIRAQFDARGADLGRVLGAMTAMQKSPETMLLLHPAGAEDSARAGMILDAVAPGLKAEAQQIQRQLEDIRAVRAIQLNAANTLAQGLAQVQEARLLLASAITDRSSLPVRFGQDPKELTALVQSADTLDAFASGIAGLEQDVGPPMADFEGAQGSLPLPVVGSVLHGYGEPDAAGVRRPGLVIATTPAALVTTPWPATIRYRGPLLDYGNVMIVEPARGYLLILAGLAQVFGETGDVLAAGEPLGLMGGTLPEAEEFGVEFVASAAAGGRAGQSETLYLELRKGKETLDPAEWFVMNPIVGEITPDRTGQDIIGRNATGQDETE, encoded by the coding sequence ATGAGATTGCGCCTGCTGCCGCCCCTGCTGCTGGCTTTCGCGCTGGGCTCGATGGCGCCGGCACAACCGGCCACGCCGACCCAGGGCGACGCACAGCTGTCGCAGGCCGCGCGCGAAGCGGCCGAGGCCGCCAGCCAGCTGCGCGCCGCGGTCGACCAGCTGGATCAGGCCCTGACCGAGGACGATCAGGTCGCCTCGCTGACGCGGATGATCCGGGCCTATGAACAGGGGCTGGCGGCGCTGCGCGAGGGCTTGCGCCGCGCCGGTCTGCGCGAACAGCAGATCCGCGCGCAGTTCGACGCCCGCGGCGCCGACCTGGGCCGGGTGCTGGGGGCGATGACGGCGATGCAGAAATCGCCCGAGACCATGTTGCTGCTGCATCCCGCGGGGGCCGAGGATTCCGCCCGCGCCGGCATGATCCTGGATGCCGTCGCCCCGGGTCTGAAAGCCGAGGCGCAACAGATCCAGAGACAGCTCGAGGATATCCGGGCCGTGCGCGCCATCCAGCTGAATGCGGCCAATACGCTGGCCCAGGGGCTGGCGCAGGTGCAGGAGGCGCGGTTGCTGCTGGCCTCGGCCATCACCGACCGCTCGAGCCTGCCGGTGCGCTTCGGCCAGGATCCCAAGGAACTGACGGCCCTGGTGCAATCGGCCGATACGCTGGACGCCTTTGCCTCGGGGATCGCCGGGCTGGAACAGGACGTGGGCCCGCCGATGGCCGATTTCGAGGGCGCCCAGGGCAGCCTGCCGCTGCCGGTGGTGGGCAGCGTCCTGCATGGCTATGGCGAGCCCGACGCCGCCGGCGTGCGCCGCCCGGGACTGGTCATCGCCACCACCCCTGCGGCCCTGGTCACCACCCCCTGGCCCGCCACGATCCGCTATCGCGGGCCGCTGCTGGATTATGGCAACGTGATGATCGTCGAGCCCGCGCGCGGCTATCTGCTGATTCTGGCCGGCCTGGCCCAGGTGTTCGGCGAAACCGGCGATGTGCTGGCCGCCGGTGAGCCCCTGGGCCTGATGGGCGGCACCCTGCCCGAGGCCGAGGAGTTCGGCGTCGAATTCGTCGCCAGCGCCGCCGCCGGCGGTCGGGCCGGACAAAGCGAAACACTGTATCTTGAACTGCGCAAGGGCAAGGAAACACTGGACCCGGCCGAATGGTTCGTGATGAATCCCATAGTCGGAGAGATCACGCCGGACCGGACGGGTCAGGATATCATCGGCCGCAATGCAACCGGGCAGGACGAAACGGAATGA